Genomic window (Macrobrachium rosenbergii isolate ZJJX-2024 chromosome 48, ASM4041242v1, whole genome shotgun sequence):
gtctctctctccacagcaaaCTTAATATTAGGATGTTGGCTGttaagaaaatctaaaaatatttctgcgTCGTGCTCGCGTCGAAACAGCAAACGTGTCGTCTTCATACCTCCGGCAAACTAAAAGAAGGCAGCTCAGGGGACAGTTATCCATGTTGGCCTCCTCCAGGGAGGGGAGGCCATGAATATATTGGCCATAGTGGGTCCCTGAGGCGAACCCATTGCAACCCCCTCCCCTGCTTATACAGagcaccattaaaaatgaaggccgTGCCCAGCATGGCcagttctaaaaattgtttaaataacgttcggttaaaatgattaaaactggAGTCAGGGTCAGGGaacaaatgattttaaataattcCAATGGTTTCTGTAACTGGAACATTAGTAAAGAGATTTAATGTCAAGGCTAACCATATATTAATCTGAATCCGGAATGATGATTTCTTCTTTGAACTGAGCAGAGTTAGGTAAAGAAAACGTATTTTCTGTTAGAGGttctttcccttcgccttcgagattgtatcctgagtcgagactcaccctattcgatatatatatatatatatatatatatatatatatatatatatatatatatatatatatataatatatatatatatatatatatatatatatatatatatatatatatatatatatatgtatatatgtgtaaaaatgtatatatttaggatatatgtacatatacatatatatatatatatatatattccaaaaaacaGAACAGcctcaaatgaataaaaaagtaagacaaaaaattaaagaaagaaaaacagaaaatgacaaaggaaggagaaaatgaaaaaggaaaataaagcagCAACAGAAAAACTTAGCggaaaatttccaaaataatgtTTATAGCTCCTCAAGGAAAGATGATTGCTGTTTTTGGCGTCGTTATTCTTCTCTGGTTTTTTGGGATACCTTACCATTTGTAGAACCTTTTTccaaaattaatttccagctttatttcctttgtagtgataaggaaatgaagtacagcATCTCTAGGTAGGAGTATTAGTTGTATGATTCCATACTAATAAGAATAGTTTCATGGGATCTTGTCAACCCATTGTCAATTCTAATTTTGTGGAAGTTAAGATTTTGAAGATAAAGAGTCCTTTCAAATTTTTGTATGTTCTGTTTAAGTTCTTACGGTTTCGTGACGTCCCTGAAGAAACTGTAGTTGAACCGTTTCGAAGGAAATGAAGATTGCACAATCGTGTCTTCAACAGCAACAATGTcagtctgtttttgttttatcttaccgTGTATAGATTTCTAGGGTCTGACTCATTCCAGACCTTGTGAAAATTGATCAAAAGCACTTTCTTCCATCAAGAGATGAAGGGCCATACTTTAGATCTCTGTTGTGCCTTGAAGTCTCATTTCTCTTTCAAGGAATAGGCGTGAGCTGCCAGTGAACCTTAAGATTACATTAATGCCATCGGTGCGGCCGATTTCTAAACAGTAAAAACGTGTCGGCACGCTAACTGGACTTTTAGACTATTTTTGCGGCTACGTTATCATTTATGCATACAAGGAGTTTATTCCATTGGACTGTAATTCATATATTAAGCAATAAGTTGAATGATCAAAAGTCAAGTCAATTAAAACACATGTTTTTCCAGCCATCTTTATTTGTTGGTATCTAAAAGGATTTCTATAAGTAGTAAGAAAAAATGATACACGTGGTCTAAACCCCCATTGATGACCTGAGATGGTGTCATGCAAGTTTCACAAACTAATCAGTCATTACACGTGGCTTTTATGATGGATGTTCGACAAATTTCGCTGCCCTTAGTATTCTTAtaaattctgtaaaattaaaaCACACCGACTGATacaattgaataaatattataaatgtacTGTTACGGGAAAATTGAAGGACAGTAATTGatgttgaatataataataataataataataataataataataataataataatataatataatattattattattattattattattattattgtctatatcattattttcactaTCATTACGATAGTCTTATTGCATATTTTATcatactaagaagaagaagaagtatcatAAATTTCATAGACTACATACCTCCTCGTTGTGACAGAAGTGACCATTGGAATGTCGTAATTACATTAAGTCATAGTTGACTTATTGCTATAATTACACATTACTGGGACGTAGATAATTTATTTCAGTACCATATACCAGGTATGTGACATCTAATGAATTCCCGCTCTCACTGATTCAATATGGGCCTAATCATTTACTGATGTGGCGCCGACTTAGTAGAAGATTGGAGTATTATTACATCTTATGACCCTCGTAGATGAGACGAtaagaggtattattattattattattatgtaggctCAGTATATATAAGCGTTATATTTCACTATTTAATTTATAGTTGCGGgtgtttatttaaaacatttgaaCACCTACTGATTAGCATATCCTACcgttataatgttattttcattgtcaTCATTACACTAATTAGTTATTCTGGTAAAGACGTAATATTCGACTCATTGCTCTGGTATCTTGAGGCagattattttgaaaaccaaACTGATTCCCATTCTCTATCAATAACTGTTTTCTAAAATCCTACATAGAATTAATTAAAGCACTCCTCGGCTTCTAAATGGAAAGTCTGCCTTCAAAGACCACCGTGTGTTGATTAAATCAGCATATGATACATATTAACCATAAAGTGGGCCACAGTTCCCCAAATGATTTAATGCATTTGATTATGAAATTGGCCTACTCTGGAGGTCACGAGGGGCGTAGAAATGGtgaatggaaatatttctctaaatattATACGCATCATGTGTCACCTCAAGAAATTGAGGCGTATCCCAAATGGTGTTTCACTTAAAATTTGTAACATTTCCATTTCACGCTTTTCAGAGGAAAAAGAAGGCACTGCACCATTTATTGACTTTTGCCCCTGCGCTGAGCTTCAAACAATGTCAAGGATAATTATGAAACGGTTGTGTACAAAATTCCTGGAATTGTATCTCAGGAATTGTGGAGAGAGACAAGTGACTCGGATGATTAAGGACAGTTCCTTCTGGAATTTAACTGAAGATTTCACATCCAGGTAATGTAGCATCCTTTAGATATTTGTCATGTCTTATAATGTTCGAAAATATCTGTTATTCGTGAAAATCAACAAAGTATTTTTTATGGCATTAAAACATGAATTatatacaggaaaaaattaacacCGGGTAGAAGTTACCAAATAATTGTCAACTCAGATTCATTCAGTTCATTTCAGCCGTTCTCAAAACCGCTacatatgatgatgataaattataTCCTTCACACCTTTATTCCTAATACGgcaatatcattttcattacacGAGTAATCTTTCTTGAAATCGTTTGACTCTTTTTAAAGCCCATTTGTAAGCGTGGTACATAATCATGTGTCCAGAGCTCGTAATTATGTCGACCAATCCATTCATCATTCCCACATCTTTCCATCAAAAGTGGTTTGAAGTCATACTGCCTAAAAGTTTATTTCCAAAAGAGTGTTCGTCCACAGGAAAATTTATAATGCACTCATTTCGACCCATCCTGAACTAAAGTTattcttgtgtgtatttttttttattcacgacCCAGTACCGGTGTAGCAGGAAAAATTTCCCCCCTGACTGTAGTTCCCCCTGGGAACAGTAGCCTAGGTTAAATTTCCCCCCCGTGAAAATTGGTCTGGGCAGTTTTTCCCTGGGGTTAATTACAGACACAGGATATATTTCCTCCCTCTTGGCCATTTCACCCCTCACACAAAAATCATACCACCGTTCTCAAGTCACCAAGGGCAAGTCGTATCATGTATTGTAATGCTTATGAAGTATGTAAATGTGACGGGAAAATGTCATGGCACTATGGACAAGGAAGGGGGAGACAAGAATAAAGGTAGGGAAGGGACGTTTTGTACGTCAGTCAATTCCACAGTACACAAAACTGCGTAATGTAACGAATACAGTGGTtactgaaaagtaaaaggaagcccatatgtttttttttaagatttattatttcAAGATTACAAATGGAAGTTGAAACATATTACCATATAGCATTATTAAAATTGAAGgttaaaaaaatgtaacataTTAATTGGTCAACTCTTTTGGAATATCTAAAAATctgtaaattttgcatatttatttttgtacacattaTGTAGAAGGTAGCGATAACCTGGGGTGATGACTCTAATGGGAGTTTCTGGGGTTTCTACAGGTGGGTGTTTCTGGGGTGATTATAAATTCTACAGGTAAAAATCTTTAAAGGAACTTCATACTGGGTTGGGTTACATTTGCAGCAGCTCCACGATGCCTTGAAATTTTCTGCAGATCCAAGGCAAGCAGTGTGGTACCATTCGTAGCAAGATTCACACTCCACCACTTCACGTCCATCTGCTGTGATTTCCGCACATTGTGGACAAATCCATGCTCCAGGAATGTCGTCCTCTTTAGCTTTGATAGTAGCGTGAAGCGTCGTAACTGCATCATCATCCATGTACTTGTAAATGTAAATTGCTTGAAGGTTTTCCTTATTAGTGACAAGAATACCAGGAAGCTTGTCTGGTCTtgtctctatttcttcttctgttatagTCTCTCCATCTATTTCCACTCTTGTAACAACTTCCTCATCTACAAACATGAGTAAAATTGTCCTTTCTCTTGCTGAAATACTTCGATTCAGTGTTTGCCGAGATTGTCCCTGCTTTTTCCTGTTCGTGGAGTATTCTTGATCCTGGTAGTTGTCCTGATCTTGTCCATCTCTGCTGCTTGCACCATCAAGTCTGTACAGCTTCAGATTTACCACGTGATATGTATTCCTCAGTTCTTTGCCTGTtgagagatttttcagttttgcaCGTCCTTTTCCTTGCAGAGAAACAACTTCATAAGGGCCTATGTACTTTGTTTCTAATTTTCCTCCCATTCGgtgattatttttgttgtttttcaacaGTACTAATGAGCCCTCAACTATTTCACTTGATTTGCCTGTATGTCTCTTATCATAgttcttcttctgtcttctttgaGATTTTGCAATGTTCATCGCCATTTTTTCCTCAGCTGCCTTCTTTTCTGACACTACTCTCTCTGTTAACTCTTTAAATAGTTTCTTCTGTCGTTGCTCCATCTTTCACCTGTGATCCAGTGTCTAAGTAGATGGGGAGTACTGGATCTCTCCTAAACATCGCAGTGAAAGAGGCAACACCAGTGCTGGCGTGAACAGATGTGCGATATCCGAACAGGATTCTTTTTATGTGCATATCCCAATCGTTTTGCTTTTCATTGACGCATTTCATAAGAGCTCTTTCAAGTGTCTGATTGAATCTTTCCTGCAGTCCATTAGTTTGAGGGTGATAGGGCAAGAAGCAATTTTGTGATTATTTGCAGCTTTTCACAGAGGAtgtcattcattatcatcattacattgTTGATTTACAAATTCGCGGCCTTGGTCAGTAATAAGTGTTTCAACACAACCAAAGTCACACATGGCATCTAAAAAGAACTGGGCCACCTCTGCTGCAGTTTTATGCTTTAGAGGTGCAGCAACTGGGAATTTTGAGAAGTAATCGGTCATTGCCACAATGTAACAGTGTCCTCTTTCTGTTTCGGGTAAGGGTCCAATCAAGTCCATTCCCACCTGAGACCACACTTTTTCTGGAACAGGCACTGGATGCAACTCAGGAGCTTGCATTGAGGGCTTATTGGCTGCTTTCTGGCATTTgtcacatttttaaatataatcaatgacaatttctttaatgcctttaaaaaaatatttagcagtTATCTTTCCAACTGTTTTATCTTTCCCCATAATTATGTGCTCCCCCAAACCCTTCATGGCAAGCTTTGATAACTCTGCTCACTTCCGCTTTCATTAACACTTGGCGTAGCTGAACTTCACCCTTCCTGCGTTGTTTATGCATCAAATATCCCTCTTGAACACAAAATGGCTCGCACTTCTTTCTAATAtcacgtttttcttctttttagtccATCAGGTACTTTCCACTATCCAGGTATTGAAAGTATGTGTGGTAGGTGTACTCCTCCATGTTCAGATACACCTGCTGCTACCCTTACTACTGCTCGGAGTAATCTGGCACTCAGTTGCTCCCTATCGCCTGTTGTtggctttgtttctttttttttttttttttttaatgctgaagtCCCTGTCTCG
Coding sequences:
- the LOC136831643 gene encoding uncharacterized protein, producing MEQRQKKLFKELTERVVSEKKAAEEKMAMNIAKSQRRQKKNYDKRHTGKSSEIVEGSLVLLKNNKNNHRMGGKLETKYIGPYEVVSLQGKGRAKLKNLSTGKELRNTYHVVNLKLYRLDGASSRDGQDQDNYQDQEYSTNRKKQGQSRQTLNRSISARERTILLMFVDEEVVTRVEIDGETITEEEIETRPDKLPGILVTNKENLQAIYIYKYMDDDAVTTLHATIKAKEDDIPGAWICPQCAEITADGREVVECESCYEWYHTACLGSAENFKASWSCCKCNPTQYEVPLKIFTCRIYNHPRNTHL